In Paralichthys olivaceus isolate ysfri-2021 chromosome 13, ASM2471397v2, whole genome shotgun sequence, the following are encoded in one genomic region:
- the klhl32 gene encoding kelch-like protein 32, which translates to MLTGQRLCHSKSHQDLVLSALNQQRKDGLLCDVTLVAGEQKFHAHKAVLAACSDYFRAMFSLCMVESEADEVTLQGVTNVGLKHALDFAYTGQILLEPAVIQDVLSAGSHLQLLELLSLCSHYLIQELSSVNYLELYRVADLFHLPALEEAVVGFLVEHLSELSQNRQDEALQLPYRLLREVLKSDRLTSLSEEEIWKLVVLWLEHDCRYQYTEDLLQHVRYGLMDVPTLHHLAHSHPLVQSSPTAAALVEEAMDYHHASFAQPLRQSARTRPRFQSLTLYIAGGRKREVSRVRELRYFNPAVQEHVRVAGGSNWSELAPMPTGRSHHCVAVMGNFLFVVGGEVEHATGRTCAVRTACRYDPRGNRWTEIAPMKACREHFVLGALGQYLYAVGGRNELRQVLPSVERYCPKKNKWMFVQPFDRSLSCHAGCVADSLLWISGGVTNTAQYQNRLMVYDPEQDQWLARSPMLQRRVYHVMAAVRRQLYVLGGNDLDYNNDRILVRHIDSYNMDLDQWTRCSFSLLTGQNESGIAVHDDRIYVVGGYSIWTNEPLACIQVLDLSTEGKEEVFYGPTLPFASNGIAACFLPAPYFTCPNLQTLQVPHHRIGAV; encoded by the exons GCCATGTTCAGCTTGTGCATGGTGGAGAGTGAAGCGGACGAAGTGACCCTGCAAGGAGTGACCAACGTTGGACTGAAGCACGCTTTAGACTTCGCCTACACTGGACAG ATTCTGCTGGAGCCGGCGGTGATCCAGGACGTCCTGTCGGCAGGCAGCCACCTGCAGTTACTGGAGCTCCTCAGCCTCTGCTCCCACTACCTCATCCAG GAACTGAGCAGTGTGAACTACCTGGAGCTGTACCGCGTGGCTGACCTGTTTCACCTCCCGGCCTTGGAGGAGGCCGTGGTGGGCTTCCTGGTGGAACATCTGTCTGAACTGAGCCAGAACCGGCAGGACGAGGCCCTGCAGCTGCCTTACCGCCTCCTCAGGGAGGTGCTGAAGAGTGACCGCCTCACCTCcctgagtgaggaggagatatGGAAG TTGGTCGTTCTGTGGTTGGAACATGACTGCCGCTACCAGTACACTGAGGATCTTCTACAACATGTCCGCTATGGCCTGATGGACGTCCCTACCCTGCACCACCTTGCTCACAGCCACCCTCTGGTCCAATCCAGCCCTACTGCTGCCGCCCTGGTGGAAGAGGCCATGGACTATCACCATGCCAGCTTTGCCCAGCCTCTGCGCCAGTCAGCCCGCACCAGGCCTCGCTTCCAGTCGCTCACCCTCTACATAGCTGGCGGGCGGAAGCGGGAGGTGAGCAGAGTCAGGGAGCTGCGGTACTTCAACCCAGCTGTGCAAGAGCATGTACGTGTTGCAGGCGGGTCGAACTGGAGCGAGCTGGCACCAATGCCCACTGGCCGCAGCCACCACTGCGTGGCTGTTATGGGGAACTTCTTATTTGTTGTGGGTGGTGAGGTGGAGCATGCCACCGGGAGGACGTGTGCAGTGAGGACTGCCTGTAGGTACGACCCCAGGGGCAACCGGTGGACTGAGATAGCCCCCATGAAGGCCTGCAGAGAGCACTTTGTCCTTGGAGCTCTGGGTCAGTACCTGTATGCAGTTGGGGGCAGGAACGAGCTGCGCCAGGTGCTGCCCTCTGTGGAGCGCTACTGTCCCAAGAAGAACAAATGGATGTTTGTCCAACCCTTTGACCGTTCACTGTCCTGCCACGCTGGCTGTGTGGCTGACAGCCTGCTCTGGATCTCAG gtggGGTGACAAACACAGCTCAGTACCAGAATCGACTAATGGTGTATGATCCAGAGCAG gACCAGTGGTTGGCCCGCAGTCCCATGCTGCAGAGGCGAGTTTACCACGTCATGGCGGCAGTGAGGAGGCAGCTCTACGTGCTCGGCGGTAACGACCTGGACTACAACAACGACCGCATCCTCGTCCGCCACATCGACTCTTACAACATGGACCTGGACCAGTGGACTCGCTGCTCCTTCAGCCTCCTCACGG GTCAGAATGAGTCAGGTATCGCCGTCCATGATGACAGGATCTATGTGGTTGGAGGGTACTCCATTTGGACCAACGAGCCTCTGGCGTGCATCCAG GTGCTGGATCTGAGCAcagaggggaaggaggaggtTTTCTACGGGCCAACGTTACCATTTGCCTCCAACGGTATAGCAGCTTGTTTCCTCCCTGCCCCTTACTTCACCTGTCCAAACCTACAGACTCTACAAGTCCCCCATCACAGAATCGGTGCTGTTTAA